The Xenopus tropicalis strain Nigerian chromosome 7, UCB_Xtro_10.0, whole genome shotgun sequence genome includes a region encoding these proteins:
- the hes5.7 gene encoding hairy and enhancer of split 5, gene 7, with amino-acid sequence MAPYSATNILSTEHKSQGIRKMRKPVVEKMRRDRINSSIEQLRMLLEKEFEKHHLPSKPEKADILEVAVSFLQQRMATKYAQSDSPVHMEDHSRYLQDSLQFPEFSKKFLHSFHEDHSVTVSPPLSPLYQTPTKCKTPWASKVLWRPW; translated from the exons ATGGCTCCTTACAGCGCTACCAACATACTCAGTACTGAGCACAAGTCACAAGGAATAAGAAAG ATGAGAAAACCAGTGGTTGAAAAGATGAGGAGAGATCGGATTAACAGCAGCATCGAGCAGCTCAGGATGTTACTGGAGAAAGAGTTTGAGAAACATCATCTCCCATCCAAACCAGAGAAAGCTGACATCCTAGAGGTGGCAGTGAGCTTCCTGCAGCAGCGCATGGCTACCAAAT ATGCACAATCAGACAGTCCAGTCCACATGGAAGACCACTCTAGATATCTCCAGGACTCTCTGCAATTTCCAGAGTTTTCAAAGAAGTTTCTGCACAGTTTCCATGAGGATCATTCTGTGACAGTCAGTCCTCCTCTGTCACCTTTGTACCAGACACCCACCAAATGCAAAACCCCTTGGGCCAGCAAAGTTCTATGGAGGCCGTGGTAG